In Anaerobacillus isosaccharinicus, one genomic interval encodes:
- a CDS encoding spore coat protein has product MMSNQNMKIQNPKTQTPETPQMSDRDFINDCLSTEKYMTNSYSTAMNEASHESLYQDLNQIFNETQNCQRQLFNLMFEKGWYSFEAADQQKLNQTYQQFSGYSNQFPYGNTIS; this is encoded by the coding sequence ATGATGAGCAACCAAAACATGAAAATTCAAAACCCTAAGACACAAACACCTGAAACTCCACAAATGAGTGATCGTGACTTTATTAACGATTGCCTATCTACAGAAAAATACATGACTAATTCTTATAGTACGGCGATGAACGAGGCTAGTCATGAAAGCTTGTATCAAGATTTAAACCAAATCTTTAACGAAACACAAAATTGCCAACGTCAATTATTTAACCTGATGTTTGAAAAAGGTTGGTATTCGTTTGAAGCTGCAGATCAGCAGAAACTAAACCAAACGTATCAACAGTTCTCGGGATATTCTAACCAATTCCCTTATGGAAACACGATTTCATAA
- a CDS encoding methyltransferase family protein, translating to MEKDMIIFGVAVGLWIIQFILFKDQLRKEDRSGRRDGSLHLLQAGFLLCVISSIIFSKFYIGEGNLLLRKISIVLLIAGIFIRYWAYYVMRNHFTRTIHPHKDRPLISYGPYRYARHPFHVGLFLITLGLCLFICGHIIAVVIVFPVFGSILHYRMSLEEQVLSQKYGEIYQGWCRHRFRLFPFLY from the coding sequence ATGGAAAAAGACATGATTATTTTTGGCGTCGCTGTTGGGCTTTGGATTATTCAATTTATTTTATTTAAGGATCAACTTAGAAAGGAGGACCGTAGCGGTAGGAGAGACGGTAGCCTACATTTATTGCAAGCTGGTTTTCTACTTTGTGTCATCTCTAGTATTATTTTTTCGAAATTCTACATTGGTGAAGGAAATTTATTGCTAAGGAAAATTAGCATAGTTTTACTTATTGCAGGAATTTTTATCCGGTATTGGGCTTATTATGTGATGCGTAATCACTTTACAAGGACTATTCATCCTCATAAGGATCGACCTCTTATTAGCTACGGTCCTTATCGATATGCAAGACACCCGTTCCATGTAGGACTTTTCTTAATTACGTTAGGATTATGTTTATTTATATGTGGGCATATCATTGCAGTTGTTATTGTATTTCCTGTTTTCGGAAGCATTCTTCATTATCGAATGTCATTAGAAGAACAGGTGCTTTCACAAAAGTACGGTGAGATCTATCAAGGCTGGTGTCGCCACCGCTTCCGTTTGTTTCCGTTCCTGTATTAA
- the qoxD gene encoding cytochrome aa3 quinol oxidase subunit IV — protein sequence MAKPTGRFPKKEVFGFLTSIIMTLLAIIVAFRTNLSTGAIMTIVGTLALFQAGLQLTMFMHVTEGKDGRANVINMVYSFFLAVVIIGGSIWILTSGHMAH from the coding sequence ATGGCGAAACCAACAGGAAGATTCCCGAAAAAAGAAGTTTTCGGCTTCTTAACATCGATCATTATGACGTTACTTGCGATTATTGTTGCATTTCGAACAAACCTATCTACAGGTGCGATCATGACAATCGTTGGTACACTTGCACTTTTCCAAGCAGGACTTCAATTAACGATGTTCATGCATGTAACAGAAGGCAAGGATGGAAGGGCAAACGTCATTAATATGGTATATAGCTTTTTCCTAGCCGTTGTTATCATCGGAGGTTCAATTTGGATCTTAACATCCGGTCATATGGCACACTAA
- the qoxC gene encoding cytochrome aa3 quinol oxidase subunit III — MAATVDKSLPLEYQTEQNQMNILGFWVFLGAEIVLFATLFATYFVLMDRTVGGPTAQDMFVLKDVLILTFILLTSSFTCGLAIFEMRRNNENGVLLWLAVTMVLGVAFIGMEVYEFVHYVGMGATMQTSAFLSSLYALLGTHGLHVTLGVGWMLAILIQVYQRGLTAITARKVFIISLYWHFLDVVWIFIFTFVYIQGMVN; from the coding sequence ATGGCAGCAACTGTTGATAAATCATTACCATTGGAATATCAAACTGAGCAAAATCAAATGAATATTCTTGGGTTCTGGGTGTTCCTAGGTGCAGAAATCGTTCTTTTTGCCACTCTTTTCGCCACTTACTTTGTTTTGATGGATCGAACAGTAGGTGGACCAACGGCACAGGATATGTTTGTTTTAAAAGATGTGTTGATCTTAACGTTTATTTTATTAACAAGTAGCTTTACGTGTGGTCTTGCGATTTTTGAAATGCGTCGTAACAATGAAAATGGTGTATTGCTTTGGTTAGCAGTAACAATGGTATTAGGTGTAGCCTTTATCGGAATGGAAGTGTATGAGTTTGTTCATTACGTTGGTATGGGTGCAACGATGCAAACTAGTGCGTTTTTATCAAGTTTATATGCACTCCTTGGGACACATGGATTACACGTGACGCTCGGGGTGGGCTGGATGTTGGCAATTCTAATCCAAGTCTACCAACGCGGTTTAACCGCTATTACTGCGCGTAAAGTCTTTATTATTAGTCTATATTGGCATTTCTTAGACGTCGTTTGGATCTTTATTTTCACATTCGTCTATATTCAAGGGATGGTGAACTAA